Within Acomys russatus chromosome 7, mAcoRus1.1, whole genome shotgun sequence, the genomic segment CAATCTGCTATTATCTATATATTGCATCTGATAAAACCAAGGCAGAGTAGGCTAATTAAGTTTACTGAGGGCTGAATAGATGGTTttatggttaagagcacttactgttcttgcagagagccAGTTTGGCTTTAGCTTCCACACAATGCAGCTCACACTCGTCTGTGGGGAAaatccctctcctggcctctgaggacacctgcataCATCTGACACGCACTTACAcagatacgcacacacacacaccatcaccaccaccaccaccaccatcaccagtaaaaaaaaaaacttttaaaaataattttaccaatATCTCACTTCACGTAGTGTTATAAGTAACATTTAAATCTCAATACTGAACCATGATACAACACAGCCACACCTACACATTCAGAAGACATTATTCTGGACTTAAAGGCATCCACTATTCCCTTCAGCCACTACTCCTTCTCAACATGAGATGAGGGATGCCACAGATACTCAGTAAGTCATCATAGAACAAACAGATGAATCGATCAGTTATGGTGTGAACCTTTGCAAGTCCCTAGTCTAGACAAAGACTGACACTGTCAAACACATGTAGTTGTAGACGCCACTAAAACAGTTTAGGCAAGAGTTCAGCATTTTCAAAGCTGCTCAGATGAGCTTTCAACTTAAGTGTCAGTCTGCATTGGTTTGCCCCCTACTCTCTCAGTTACTAGCTGTTTATCCTGGTCAAGGTCTAAACTTCTGTCACCTCAGGGCCTttgagtaaaagaaaaataataattttacacacacacacatcatggcaTACTTATATGAtacatatcttatttttattttgttttctttcttcttctacttttgctgtctattctatttcccctctgaGTGAGATTAAAGAATTCTCCTCTGggtccctccttgttacttagctttttttggTCTGTAGATTGTGACATGGTTATCATGCACTATATGGCTACTACCCACTTATAAGTCAGTACATACCATGTGggtgtttctgtgtctgggttacctcactcaggatgatctttcctagttccatccatttgcctgtaaatttcatgattttagtagctgagtagtattccgttacGTAAGTGTActaccgtttctttatccatttttcaaaagagaggcatctaagttgtttcatgtttctggttattatgaataaagctgctatgaacatagttgagcaagtgtccttgctgtatggtggagcatcttttgcttatattcccaggagtggtatagctgggtcagattgatttctaaaatggatgtacaagtttgcactcccacctgcaatAGAGGAGCTTTCCCTGTTGCCCACATCCTTACCAGAAtgtacttgagttttttatcttagccattctgacaggtgtaagatggaatctcagagtcattttgatctgcatttccctgatgaataatgAAGTTAATCACTTCTTAAAGTGCTTCTTGGCCCTTAgagattcctctcttgagaattctctgtttagctctgtcccctatttttttttctgatttttttctctttatttatttattcactttacattctgctCTTAGCTCCACCCTTTCCCTGCTCTCAGCCccaaccttcctccctctcctcctttcccctccccctccccttcctcagaaaaggggaacaatgcccccttcccatccacccccaaGGTATCAAGTTGCTCCAGGATTGATCATGTCCTCTTCCCATGGCCTGGCCAGGCAACCcgaccaggggaaagtgatcagaAAGCTTGGCAGAAAGGCCATGTCAGAGCCAGCTCCCCACTCCCATTactagaggtcccacatgaaacctgagctgcccatcggctacatctgtgtaggaggcctaggtctagtccatgcatggtccattgttagtgcttcagtctcagcaagcccctttttggccctggtcagttggctccttttgtcttcttgtggagctcccatcccctccaagtccttttctctttcctcccacttttctgcAATACTCCTTATGGATCtcacaatgtttggctgtgagtttcggAATCTGTTTTAAAGCACTACTATGTGGACCCTCTCGGAGGACAACCCTGCTTGGCTCCTGTccgtaagcatagcagagtatcatttatagtgtcagccccatggagtgggccttggattgggccaggcattggttggatattccatCATTCTCTgccctatctttatccctgcacatcttgtaggcagggtaaaccTTGGATCAAAGTTTCTATGGGTGGGTTGGCATTCtgctccctctactaggagtatTTTCTAGTTAGGGGGAGTCATCTTTAGTCTCTATAGCCCCTGCTActtggagtctctgctagagtccccccACATagcctcccagaggcctattttgacttagatctccagcttgtcacagagatgcccccacccacagcttcttttttctctgcagaccttctgtcctcctgctctCACTTTCCCCAGGTCCGATCTCTCatatctctctgctctccttctcctaccttgttccctctcttcaaccagtACCTCTGTCTATTCTCCTTCCCCTTTTGGGTGAGGATTAAGCTTGGAACTGGAACtgccttgttacttatcttcttgggGTCTATAGATTATAGTATGttaatcctgtactatatggctagaATCCATTTATCAGTGAATACATActacgtgtgtctttctgggtttgggttcctcactcagaatgatattttctaattctttccatttgcctgcatatttcatggtttctttgtttttaatagctgagtagtattcctttatgtaaatgtaccacagtttctttgtccattctttgcttgaggtatatctaggttgtttccagattctggctattatgaattaagctgctatgaatgtagttaAGAAAGTGTCCTTGGTGTATAgtgaaacatcttttgggtatatgccaagagCCATCCTGTTCAAGGAGCTCACTAGACATGTGGGCTGTAGGAGCGGAATAGCTAGCTGGGTCTCAAgatagagctgttcccaattttctgagaaagcgccaatTTGATTTCCTCCATAGTGgttctacaagtttgcactcccaccagtagtggaggagtgttcccatttacCCCAacccttgccaacatgtgctgtcacttaagttttttattttagccattctgacaagtataagatgggatctcagagtcattttgatttgtagttccctgatgaccaaggataTTGAATAGTTCTTTAAGTGCTTCGTGGCCATTGAATATTCCTAGGTTAAGAATTCTATTTGGCCCTGTATCCTATATTTTCattggattatttaatttgttggtatttaatttcttgagttctttatatattttggatattagccctctgacTAATGTATGCCACACCAATTCCAGTAGATTCTGTGTGACAAGTTCCACATACTGAGGCATTAACTTCAAAGGAAGGAGGTCTCCTGGAAATGGTTTTAGAACTCTTGGCAGGAGAAAAAATATTGAGCTGTAATTCTCATGGAAATTCATCTATTCTATGCCTCTTCTTATCTACGAGATGTTCCTGATAGCCTAGGCTGAGATTTTTAGTGAAAAATTGGGTAAGAGATCATCCCTTGAGGCGGAGTCACTAGCCATGACCTTATTTCCGGGATAACCAGCGCATACAAAATAGTATTATGATTGATAAAAATGTTCCCAACAACAAAATTTCATATGGTTATACATGTGTTGTCAGAGGTAGGAGTTGGTATATGGTTAAGAGagccttaaataaaaaattaaaatagtttaaaatcccACCTTGAAGATTCACAGAAATATAGGTTAGATACTACTGACCATAAGAATTTTTAACTTGCTCTTGGATTTATGCCATTTGCCTTGGATAATTTTGCACTTTCCTGTGCCAAATAACAATGGTGTTATCTGTCCTATCTGTGATTCTTCTGTGTTCTATTCATGATTGCTTCACTGAACACATCTTCTAGTTGTAATACTGGTTTCATTGTGGATAAAAATCCTTGCCTGAgagctgcaaaatacactcagattcaggctgcctctgtgtttctttctgtttatcattGCTGAATCCTTACCCACCTGACCTTCAAGGACTTTCATCCCAGGGACCCCCATACCTGGCTAGGGTGGTCCATTGCAGTTATAGGGTTGGGAAGATCATTTGCCAATCTGTAGGTTGCCATTTTGTTcaattgacagtgttctttgtcttATGAAAGATTTttagtctcatgaggtcccatttattcttgatcttagtgcctgggcagctggtgttttgttcaggaagttgtcttctataacaatgagttcaaggttgactccactttctcttctaatagacttaatgtttctggtttaatgttgaggcctttgatccacttggactttatttttgtgcaaagtgataaatatagatatatttgtacTCTTCTACATGCAGAAATGCAGTTAGactagcatcatttgttgaagatgctttctttttttccattgtatgagtCCTTTACCTCTCCTCTACTCCCAGCCGGAATCGGTCAGCTGTGAAGAGCTACATTCCAGCATCTCCATCAAGTTTtagagttctcttcaatggcttcctttCTACACTGTTTCTTTTGAGAGGATGTAAGAATTTTATCTGAGTGCTTTGTATGTCTCAAGAGAGATATTTTTTAAGTAATGTCAGTTGGATACAATACAATTGCCATTGTTAAGTGTTTCCATATTAGTTAGAAATTCACAGGGATGTATaacttttaataaagaaaatggggaCATATTGTGACATAATGAGAAATTAATTATGATAATAtatgctgtttattttttaaaaagaaaatggaacacCTACATTTCTTAGTGTAAGAAAGACTGTTGGCTTGAATCCTAAATACTATCATCTAATCTCTGACAAGAGGAATTACAGTGCTAAGGTGGGAGATCAAATAATAACTGTCTAAGCAGCTCTTCAAAACACAGGTTGGGCGGGTCAAGGTAAACATCCTCAGAACACTGACATTACAGCATCCTTCTACTCAAAATTTGTTCCCCAGCAGGATTTTGCAAATCCTCCGACGAATCTCCTTGGTTTTGATGGAATAGATGACAGGGTTGAGCATTGGAGGGACAAAGAGATAGATAAGTGACAGGAGTGTGTGTACATAATGTGGGGCATGCCTCCCATAGCGAGCGAACATGGACACACCTACCTTAGGCACATAGAAGATGAGCACAGCACATAGGTGTGAAACACATGTGTTTAGGGTCTTCAACCTTTCTTCCCTGGAGGCAATAGCCAGGACAGAACGAAGGATGAGGACATAAGACAGGAAAATGAGTGCTGAATCGAGTCCAAAGGTAGAGATGACAATAGACAGACCAAATAGGTTATTAATGGAAGTGTCACCACAAGGTAGACGAATCAGATCTGGATGCAGGCAGTAGGCATGGGAGAGCACATTAGCCTTGCAGAAGGGCAACCTCTTTAGAAGGAAAGGTAAGGGGAAAATCATGCAGAAACTTCTAAGGAAAACACACAAGCTCATCCACAACACCCGGGCATTGGTGAGCACTGTGGAATAGCGCAGAGGGTTACAGATGGCTACATAGCGATCAAAGCTCATAGCCAGCAGAATCCCGGACTCcatgaaagagaaaaggtggataaAGAACATTTGGGACATGCAAGAATTAAAACTTATTTCTCTTAAGTGGAAGCAAAACACAGCCAAGACCGTGGGCAGTGTGGAGAAAGACACGCCCAGGTCATTCCCTGacaacagagacaggaagtagtACATGGGCTGATGCAGACTCTGTTCCTCCTTGATGATGAAAAGGATCAGGGCATTACCCACTATGGCGACCATGTAGAGGACACCGAGGagcaggaacagccagtgctgggaGCTCTCCAGTCCTGGCAGTCCTGTCAAGATGAAGGGAGGCAACCCGGAGCTGTTGTGGGCTTCACCTCTCATTCTGGGACTCCTTAGATGTTTGGTCCTCTATCCTGTAAGACAAGTACATAATATTGTGTGTGGCTTCTGGAGAATAAAATGTGTCCCTCATATGCCATCTACTTGCTCATTTGAGAGTAATAATCTCCTTTGATTTACACCACGCATTCTTGTCTCTCGTTGAAACAAAGTTTCTAAAATCTCAGTGCAGCCCTAGTGAATTCCTCTAAAACAGCAGGTATTCTGCCTACTTTGTTACCTATGCCTAACACTTTCCCTTTAACTGgataaactctttccttttcaCTATATGagtactggtttttttttttcaagagctgAGATAAAAATCTTGCTGTACTTCTTCAGCTAAACTCTCTTCTGAGGCAAGACACATTCGTTAGACCACAgtcatttctcctctttctccacgcCCAAGCTACTGAGCCCCGAATATCCAGTTATGACTCCCGTTCTCTACCACCTCATAGTCTCTTAGTTCTTCCACCCATTCAACCTACACACAAGGAGAACTATGCTGACTAGTCAGGTTgtctttatgtatttaggaatatttttatatacatacatacacatatatgtattgagcaattaatgaaaagagaggcGATGATGTGAAAGAGAGTACCAAGGGGCacatgggagagtttggagagaaaagggaatgaGGATATAATGTAACTATATGAcaatctctaaaaacaaaaactatttttaaaaagtcttgttAAAGACCATCAGGTGAActgtaagaaagcagaaagaTGTCCATCCAACCTTGAATCCCACCTGTGTCCATAcctgagagcctgaggcagggggattgtgacTTGCAGTCAGCTTTGGATAGAAAGCTAGGACCTGTCTCAATTGGAACACAAGAGCCTGTAGAGAGGCCTTCCTGAGGCTCATTAGCTGCTCGCTCTCCTTCTCCCGCCATCTTCTTATGTTTCAGTCCACTCATCATAGCACATTACTTCTCCTCAGAGCAATTTGATTTATGTGATTTTATAACCATTTACTTCAGAATTAAATTCTACTTGGTTCCCGAAATCAATGAAAGTACTAATAATTTCTCTAAACTACAACATTGCTTTTATGTGTGCTCTCTTCTTGGGTGACGGCATCATTATACCCAAGGTTAAGACTTGATTCCAAACAGTGCTTGGACatatccctttcttttttttttttttttttttttcttttcttttctttttttctttttttcctgagcaggttttctctatgtagccgtggctgtcctggattttctttgtagatcaggctggccacaaactcacagagatccacctgcttatgcctcccagagtgctaggattacaggtgtatgccaccatgccaagctgacatctcctttttctttgtctACTATGTTAGACAGTTAACCCTCAATGAAACTGCTGACCTAAAATGCTTCTGCAACCACCTCTCTCCACCTCATTCAACTGTAGCCCCTGCCTTAGTCCCAGGATGTCACATCACTAGTCCATGAACAGAGCCTTGTAAAAAATCACTTAACTCCCTCCAATTCATCGATAAcctaaaagatgttttaaaatatgagtgtTAAAAGGCATTTTTCTTGTTAGAGAACTTACATTACCAAATTCAACTCCTTAGCATAGAATTCAAGGCTTCTATGATCAATTCTTCGTGTTTCTGACATCTGTTCTCAAGAGCACCTTTCTTTCCTGTGCCTCCAGTATGCTCTTTGTTTTCGCCCAAATATTTACTTGCAGCTCTTCAGTTTCCAGTGGTTTTCATCCCTATATAACTAAGGTCATTCAAATCATGCTTCAGAGTACATCAAACATAGAAAGAGAACCATGCTATATGTTTTATCTGCAAATAgaatgttggtttttaaaaaccaagaaatagAGGGAGTTGGAAGAAACTATtatggaagaaaacaacaaaacgaGCAGAAGGGAGAGATTTAAGAGAACTGGACTGAAACAAGACATCATTATTGTATGCCAGGAAATAGCATCAATACACCCACCAGTCTATAAATCAACATTAATTAATGAAagtgaaaatgacaaaaaaaacttcattttttaGAGCTCTATCCCATGGTTTCATCCTCCATTAATACTTGGCATATAATTAACATAAGCAGTGGtggcttcccctctctccttgatCATGTTGAGGTTTCACCTCCTTTTGTGAGCATTTCTCCCC encodes:
- the LOC127192235 gene encoding olfactory receptor 51I2-like, producing the protein MRGEAHNSSGLPPFILTGLPGLESSQHWLFLLLGVLYMVAIVGNALILFIIKEEQSLHQPMYYFLSLLSGNDLGVSFSTLPTVLAVFCFHLREISFNSCMSQMFFIHLFSFMESGILLAMSFDRYVAICNPLRYSTVLTNARVLWMSLCVFLRSFCMIFPLPFLLKRLPFCKANVLSHAYCLHPDLIRLPCGDTSINNLFGLSIVISTFGLDSALIFLSYVLILRSVLAIASREERLKTLNTCVSHLCAVLIFYVPKVGVSMFARYGRHAPHYVHTLLSLIYLFVPPMLNPVIYSIKTKEIRRRICKILLGNKF